The sequence CAACACGTCTCTATGATGCAACCAAATCACAGGTTTTGGTCAGTCACCAGCTGGGACATGCTAGCACCCAAGTTACTGACTTGTATACCCATATTGTCAATGATGAACAAAAGAATGCCTTGGATAGTTTATAAGATTACATAACGGAAATTATGTAATATGCTAAGATTAAAAAGAGCGTAGATTTTTATATGGAATCTTACGCTCTTTTATTAATTATATAAACGAATGAGAATCTTTATAAATATGATCTGTTTTTTTCATCAGCCTATACCTCCTGAATAGCTATAAAAGATAATCTAGAAGATCCTACCATTCTTCAACCATAGACTAGTTGAGTTTTACCACTTCGTCGGCTTTTTCCCAAATCACTGGATTATGGGTTGCGATAATGATTATACGCTCTTGATTCTTTAACATTAAGAGCAAGTCCATCACCTCTTGTGAGGTTTCTGGATCCAGTGCTGCAGTTAGTTCATCTGCCAAAATTAAAGGTGGATCTTTTAAAATAACTTTAGCTAATGCGACACGTTGCGCCTCTCCCCCAGATAATTCATAAATCTTTTGATCCAGAGCAAGGTAAGCCAATCCTACTTTTTTGAGCACTTCTTCTTCTTGCTGCTTCTTCTCTTTTTTCGTTAATTTTTGCCCAATCAATCCAAAGTCTAAATT comes from Streptococcus parasanguinis ATCC 15912 and encodes:
- a CDS encoding putative bacteriocin export ABC transporter, which encodes MISVEHLTKSFGQRTVFQDLSLQFTEGKVYALIGNSGCGKTTLLNILAKIEPYEKGSISYKGQELKQIKQHHFFKRELGYLFQNFGLLENETIATNLDFGLIGQKLTKKEKKQQEEEVLKKVGLAYLALDQKIYELSGGEAQRVALAKVILKDPPLILADELTAALDPETSQEVMDLLLMLKNQERIIIIATHNPVIWEKADEVVKLN